A section of the Sedimentisphaera cyanobacteriorum genome encodes:
- a CDS encoding uroporphyrinogen decarboxylase/cobalamine-independent methonine synthase family protein: MTTKNDFEKAMERVYAWYNNEIIDRVPVQFSAANAQYNVESKENRTPQEWKEIWFDTERVVDSFIDSIKGCQFLGETFPIYWPNLGPDIYAAFYGGELTYGEVTSWSHPIVKDWSEISELKLDKKNKYFRKIEEMTQCAIEKCQGRYLVGYTDLHPSMDCVLAWRGMEQLCYDMIDTPDKVSELLEIASRDFYDIFDHFDNMLKSQGHISVTWLGVPSYGKFHVPSCDFATMMSPAQFDKFAMPYLLEQIKHMDHNVFHVDGSGVARHIDKILDMPEINGIQWVQGVGEDEPIMQWLDLIKKMQDAGKGIMVDLKLHELDEFIQEMSPRGIFLCIGESEPEVQKSIIKKLEKWKS; the protein is encoded by the coding sequence TTGACGACAAAAAATGATTTTGAAAAGGCAATGGAAAGGGTTTACGCTTGGTATAACAATGAAATCATCGACCGTGTGCCTGTTCAGTTTTCAGCAGCAAATGCGCAGTACAATGTTGAATCAAAAGAAAACCGTACTCCCCAGGAGTGGAAAGAGATTTGGTTTGACACTGAGAGAGTGGTTGATTCTTTTATTGATTCTATAAAGGGCTGTCAATTTCTTGGTGAAACATTTCCGATTTACTGGCCTAACCTCGGTCCAGATATCTATGCGGCATTTTATGGCGGCGAGCTGACTTACGGCGAAGTTACTTCCTGGTCCCATCCTATCGTTAAAGATTGGAGCGAGATATCAGAGCTCAAACTGGACAAGAAAAATAAGTATTTTAGGAAGATTGAAGAAATGACTCAGTGTGCCATTGAAAAGTGCCAAGGGAGGTATCTTGTGGGATACACTGATCTTCATCCTTCTATGGATTGTGTGTTGGCATGGAGGGGCATGGAGCAGTTGTGTTACGATATGATTGATACCCCAGATAAAGTAAGTGAGCTTTTGGAGATTGCGTCTAGAGACTTCTATGACATCTTCGATCATTTTGATAATATGCTTAAATCTCAAGGACATATTTCTGTTACGTGGCTTGGCGTGCCGAGTTATGGCAAATTCCATGTACCCAGCTGTGATTTTGCAACGATGATGTCGCCGGCACAGTTTGATAAATTTGCAATGCCTTATCTCCTGGAGCAGATAAAGCACATGGACCATAATGTATTTCATGTTGATGGGAGCGGGGTGGCAAGGCATATTGATAAGATACTGGATATGCCTGAAATTAACGGGATCCAGTGGGTACAGGGTGTTGGAGAAGATGAACCCATAATGCAATGGCTCGATCTGATCAAGAAAATGCAGGATGCAGGCAAAGGTATTATGGTTGACCTCAAACTTCACGAGCTGGATGAATTTATTCAGGAAATGTCTCCGAGAGGCATCTTCTTGTGTATTGGAGAAAGTGAGCCGGAAGTTCAGAAATCAATTATCAAAAAGCTGGAAAAATGGAAAAGCTGA
- the prmC gene encoding peptide chain release factor N(5)-glutamine methyltransferase → MTEWTTTKLLDWVTDYLSKAGADNPRLKSEMLISEVLGRQRIELYISRPVSQDKLAEVRNKIRKAAEGMPVEYIIGKTTFYSLEISLNGKCLIPRPETEDLTERGIEFLRESGEGARFLDMCCGSGCITAAILKNCGDCIGICADKSEGAINCAKDNLERLKLSDRAKICKSDMFSGLENAEKYDLIISNPPYVSEGEYKQLSKSIRDYEPPEALLAGEDGLDYYRRIAENADKHILPDSLILLEIGYNQAEKIEQIFRQQGYNITIENDFAGNPRIARIYK, encoded by the coding sequence ATGACCGAATGGACAACCACGAAACTCCTGGACTGGGTAACCGATTATCTCAGCAAGGCTGGAGCGGATAATCCGCGGCTCAAATCAGAAATGCTTATTTCTGAAGTGCTGGGAAGGCAGAGAATAGAGCTTTATATATCACGCCCTGTATCTCAGGACAAGCTCGCAGAGGTTAGAAACAAGATACGAAAAGCCGCAGAGGGGATGCCGGTTGAATACATAATAGGTAAAACTACCTTCTACAGCCTTGAAATCAGTCTGAACGGCAAATGCCTCATACCGAGGCCGGAAACAGAAGACCTCACCGAACGGGGGATTGAGTTTCTCCGAGAAAGCGGTGAAGGGGCGAGATTTCTCGACATGTGCTGCGGGAGCGGGTGCATTACAGCTGCAATCCTCAAAAACTGCGGCGACTGCATCGGGATATGCGCTGATAAAAGCGAAGGAGCGATTAACTGCGCAAAGGATAATTTAGAACGGCTCAAACTCTCCGATAGAGCAAAAATCTGTAAGTCTGATATGTTTTCAGGGCTGGAAAACGCAGAGAAATACGATCTTATCATATCCAATCCCCCTTACGTATCTGAAGGTGAGTATAAGCAGCTCAGCAAATCTATAAGAGATTATGAGCCGCCGGAGGCCCTTCTTGCAGGCGAAGACGGCCTGGACTACTATCGCAGAATAGCGGAAAATGCAGATAAGCATATCCTGCCTGATTCGCTGATTCTCCTGGAGATTGGTTACAATCAGGCCGAAAAAATAGAGCAGATTTTTAGGCAGCAGGGCTATAATATCACAATCGAAAACGACTTTGCGGGAAATCCCCGCATTGCCAGGATATATAAATAG
- a CDS encoding sugar porter family MFS transporter has translation MGEEKNSNLSKSYLLGISLAAALGGLLFGYDLVVIGGAKEFYELTFGLSSPVIKGWAVSSCIVGCIVGAFFVGKPADLFGRKMMLSIAAILFLISAAGSGYAPSFFQFIIYRIIGGIGMGMASTISPMYISELSPESIRGRLVSLQQLNIVIGILLAQLVNYLILKSHPIPEDVSGAALLDTWNGQTGWRLMFLAEGFWALLFFFCMLFVPHSPRWLCKVEREEEAGNVLRRIGGEDYSKMYLADIKDSLKGGHHINELAEILKPKVAKIVVVGIFIAIFSQWCGINVIFNYAHDIFKAAGYNVSGVLFNLLIVGITNFLFTIVAMVSIDKLGRKKLILAGAVTLGVSYTLLGVCFNIGSQGIHVLGLVLLSIAFFASSIGPVTWVLLSEIFPNKIRGLATSIAVFAMWIANFLLALTFPSLISSLDFDKTFWLYASICFLGAVFIKLCVPETKGKTLEQIEREVTG, from the coding sequence ATGGGCGAAGAGAAAAATTCTAATCTCAGTAAGAGTTATCTTCTGGGAATATCTCTTGCAGCGGCTCTGGGCGGGCTGCTTTTCGGTTACGATCTTGTTGTAATCGGCGGAGCTAAGGAATTTTACGAATTAACCTTCGGTCTCAGCAGTCCGGTTATTAAGGGCTGGGCAGTTAGCAGCTGCATAGTAGGCTGCATAGTTGGTGCGTTTTTTGTCGGCAAGCCTGCTGATTTGTTCGGCAGAAAGATGATGCTTTCGATCGCTGCAATCCTTTTCTTGATTTCAGCAGCTGGTTCTGGATATGCACCTTCATTCTTCCAGTTTATAATCTACCGAATAATCGGCGGTATAGGTATGGGGATGGCTTCCACAATCTCTCCAATGTATATCTCTGAGCTCTCGCCTGAATCTATACGAGGTAGGCTTGTTTCCCTGCAGCAGCTCAACATCGTTATTGGCATTCTTCTTGCCCAGCTGGTAAATTATCTCATTCTGAAATCACATCCAATCCCGGAAGACGTAAGCGGGGCGGCTTTGCTTGACACATGGAACGGGCAAACCGGCTGGCGTTTGATGTTTCTCGCTGAAGGGTTCTGGGCGCTGCTGTTTTTCTTTTGTATGCTATTTGTGCCCCACAGTCCGAGGTGGCTTTGTAAGGTTGAGAGAGAGGAGGAAGCAGGAAATGTCCTCAGGCGAATCGGGGGTGAGGATTATTCCAAAATGTATCTCGCTGATATCAAAGATTCACTTAAGGGCGGGCATCATATAAATGAGCTTGCCGAAATCCTTAAGCCTAAAGTAGCAAAGATTGTTGTTGTGGGGATTTTTATTGCGATTTTTTCACAGTGGTGCGGGATTAATGTAATTTTCAACTATGCCCATGATATTTTCAAAGCAGCCGGCTATAATGTCAGCGGCGTGCTCTTTAATCTGCTTATTGTAGGTATAACGAATTTCCTCTTTACAATTGTAGCGATGGTTTCGATAGACAAGCTTGGAAGAAAGAAGCTTATACTTGCAGGTGCAGTAACTCTCGGAGTATCCTATACGCTCCTTGGGGTTTGTTTTAATATCGGCAGCCAAGGGATCCATGTGCTTGGTTTAGTGCTGCTTTCAATAGCATTTTTCGCATCAAGTATCGGCCCAGTAACTTGGGTTCTTCTTTCAGAAATATTTCCAAACAAAATTCGAGGGCTTGCAACTTCAATTGCAGTTTTTGCTATGTGGATAGCTAATTTCCTGCTTGCTCTGACATTCCCAAGCCTGATTTCAAGCCTTGATTTTGACAAAACCTTCTGGCTTTATGCCTCAATTTGCTTTCTGGGAGCAGTTTTTATAAAGCTGTGTGTGCCTGAGACTAAAGGAAAAACCCTTGAGCAGATTGAAAGGGAGGTTACTGGATAA
- a CDS encoding LamG-like jellyroll fold domain-containing protein translates to MKFFMTIIIAITVLTGSLYAQELNLVNSTFDEGEEISGELIFPDGWTGFNSVNRVYHCPDGSLGNAGYVAEESHIRYGWSDGCGITQNETLSGVTLPVIQADTVYTLAARVRMDEDSSSVGVGLQMLEGDSSVIIEEDHFNTGTGWVIYELSFDSGDMEYSHTVGSKLAPAVKNYGGNNWQMIDYVKLFEGNAVWIVQQPQSQLVQEGEDAQFSVSLNEPVTPCSYEWYSSPDKTVGDNDVFIESGSSELTVSDVQLSDSGGYYYCVVSGSDFSITTNTARLEVERLMAHWKLDSNLQDSSPNGWDGTAATTNYVSGGGIDGDCCQFTNNLNETIEIPESSEAFNNYETGLTVSFWKKYDSANTDWEIAISKSTSNGNGWEIGTHKHDNSPFFGFRAMGALNSEINIIDGQWHHIVGTFNGSDAVRLYVDGELDLETFGDYDVYPNNTNIMIGRRNQDGKELPVSGYLDEIKVFNYDVGAEGAVDLYNEFAAEQKIVCIQEYAQQYDVTGPEGEPDCVVDQNDLYVILINWLEDNTYPQVN, encoded by the coding sequence ATGAAATTTTTTATGACAATAATCATAGCTATAACTGTTTTAACAGGTTCTCTTTATGCGCAAGAGTTGAATTTAGTAAATTCGACATTCGACGAAGGAGAAGAAATCAGCGGAGAGCTGATATTCCCTGATGGTTGGACCGGTTTTAACTCTGTGAATAGAGTTTACCATTGTCCAGACGGAAGTTTAGGGAATGCCGGTTATGTTGCAGAAGAAAGCCATATTAGGTATGGCTGGTCTGATGGATGCGGGATAACTCAGAATGAAACCCTTTCAGGCGTAACGCTGCCTGTAATTCAGGCGGATACTGTTTATACATTAGCAGCCAGAGTTAGGATGGATGAAGACTCTTCTTCTGTGGGAGTTGGGCTTCAAATGCTTGAGGGAGACAGCTCTGTAATAATCGAGGAAGACCATTTTAACACTGGAACCGGCTGGGTGATATATGAGCTTTCTTTTGATTCAGGCGATATGGAATACTCTCATACTGTTGGCAGTAAATTAGCACCTGCCGTGAAAAATTACGGCGGGAACAACTGGCAGATGATAGATTACGTTAAGCTCTTTGAAGGTAATGCGGTATGGATAGTGCAGCAGCCTCAGAGTCAGCTGGTTCAGGAAGGTGAAGATGCTCAATTCTCAGTTTCTCTGAACGAACCTGTAACACCTTGCAGTTATGAATGGTACTCTTCTCCTGATAAAACTGTAGGCGATAATGACGTATTCATAGAGTCTGGAAGTTCTGAGCTCACTGTTTCGGATGTTCAGCTCTCAGATTCCGGAGGATACTACTACTGCGTAGTCAGCGGCAGCGATTTCTCAATTACTACTAATACCGCTAGGCTTGAAGTTGAGAGGCTTATGGCTCATTGGAAACTCGACAGCAATCTTCAGGATTCAAGTCCAAACGGATGGGACGGCACAGCTGCAACCACAAATTATGTTTCAGGCGGAGGTATTGACGGAGACTGCTGCCAGTTTACAAATAACCTGAATGAAACAATAGAAATACCCGAAAGCAGCGAGGCTTTCAACAACTATGAAACGGGGCTGACTGTCAGCTTCTGGAAAAAATATGACAGCGCAAACACCGACTGGGAAATAGCAATTTCAAAGAGTACATCAAATGGAAACGGCTGGGAAATAGGTACACATAAACATGACAACTCACCATTTTTTGGATTTAGGGCTATGGGTGCGCTGAACTCTGAAATAAATATTATTGACGGTCAGTGGCACCACATTGTTGGTACATTTAACGGAAGCGATGCTGTAAGGCTGTATGTGGACGGTGAGCTCGACCTTGAGACATTTGGCGATTATGATGTTTATCCTAATAATACAAATATTATGATTGGCCGCCGGAATCAAGATGGGAAGGAATTACCCGTTAGCGGATACTTGGATGAGATTAAAGTTTTTAATTATGATGTCGGCGCAGAAGGTGCAGTTGACCTCTATAACGAATTTGCAGCTGAGCAAAAAATTGTTTGCATTCAAGAATATGCCCAGCAGTACGACGTTACAGGACCTGAGGGCGAGCCGGACTGCGTGGTAGATCAAAACGATCTGTATGTTATCCTTATAAACTGGCTTGAAGATAACACATATCCTCAGGTAAACTAG
- a CDS encoding LamG domain-containing protein produces the protein MRKVLIVLMCFGCIYAAKGADLLENWQFDDGLDGWEHTSNNKWHHHLETEMEGDEEINYFRYGWADGLMIWQNMGTFEENTKYRMKVTAKNWDGKCEAVRLIFKDQTTGIHVVDDEKWFEYGGDNTWPDPNAVYPWEEFSTELDTSNHPEIVGNSMLTVIRLSDYEDPWGQWCWLALDSVSVVPDKPKVMEQPVDDIASPDAEFSVGVASYSQVHYQWYISDDDAVGNDVPVGTDSETLVLTDVPSGDAGKKIYCVVTNDETTASDTSEMALLGVEAKMAHWKFEDNLEDDTVNGYDGTLYAPYSPSFTMDGYDGSAIEFTQTEPNRVVIEGSEDDFNNYQGGLTVSAWVNTEYTDGWQVITAKDDRDIDWSGWYLGISDSQQAAFTFRGADNSTGSTELADGQWHMITVTYNSETMEQRLYVDGLQDAPTVVLDSAPAKTPAGEVPVVIGAENMYSDGPRNPFYGLMDDVRIYNYPKDPYQVIDIYNDVTDPDKIFCIEDDIPALDTTGPDGQPDCKVDLLDFAALSADWMSSGLYPAD, from the coding sequence ATGAGAAAAGTTTTAATTGTATTAATGTGTTTCGGCTGCATTTATGCGGCAAAAGGAGCTGATTTGCTGGAGAACTGGCAGTTTGATGATGGCTTGGATGGTTGGGAGCATACTTCCAACAATAAATGGCACCATCATCTGGAAACAGAAATGGAAGGTGATGAGGAGATTAATTATTTCCGCTATGGCTGGGCTGATGGCCTCATGATATGGCAGAATATGGGTACTTTCGAGGAAAATACGAAATACCGGATGAAAGTAACTGCCAAGAACTGGGACGGCAAATGTGAGGCAGTTAGGCTTATTTTCAAAGATCAGACAACTGGCATTCATGTCGTAGATGACGAGAAATGGTTTGAGTATGGCGGTGATAACACCTGGCCTGACCCGAATGCTGTTTACCCATGGGAAGAATTTAGTACAGAGCTTGACACTTCAAATCATCCTGAAATTGTAGGCAATTCAATGCTTACAGTTATTAGATTGAGTGATTATGAGGACCCTTGGGGGCAGTGGTGCTGGCTTGCTTTAGATTCTGTAAGTGTTGTTCCTGATAAGCCTAAGGTTATGGAACAACCCGTTGATGATATAGCATCGCCGGATGCAGAATTCAGTGTGGGTGTAGCCAGTTATTCTCAAGTTCATTACCAATGGTATATCTCTGATGATGATGCAGTAGGCAATGATGTCCCAGTAGGGACAGACTCAGAAACGCTGGTTCTAACTGATGTACCCTCGGGGGATGCAGGCAAAAAAATATACTGCGTGGTAACCAATGATGAGACTACCGCTTCAGACACTTCTGAGATGGCTCTTCTTGGCGTGGAAGCGAAAATGGCTCACTGGAAATTTGAAGACAATCTCGAAGACGACACTGTAAACGGTTACGACGGAACTCTATACGCACCTTACTCTCCCTCATTTACAATGGACGGGTATGACGGAAGCGCAATTGAATTCACCCAGACAGAGCCAAACAGAGTAGTTATTGAAGGCAGTGAAGACGATTTCAACAACTATCAGGGCGGCCTTACAGTAAGTGCATGGGTAAATACTGAATATACTGATGGCTGGCAGGTAATAACAGCAAAGGACGACAGAGACATTGACTGGAGCGGCTGGTATCTCGGCATCAGTGATTCTCAGCAGGCAGCTTTTACTTTCAGGGGAGCAGATAATTCTACTGGAAGCACAGAATTGGCTGACGGGCAGTGGCATATGATAACAGTAACATATAACTCTGAAACTATGGAGCAGAGGCTTTATGTTGACGGCCTTCAGGATGCTCCTACAGTAGTATTGGACAGCGCTCCGGCTAAGACCCCGGCAGGCGAGGTGCCTGTAGTTATTGGGGCAGAGAATATGTATTCCGATGGCCCGAGAAATCCGTTTTATGGGTTAATGGACGATGTGAGAATATACAACTATCCAAAAGATCCATATCAAGTAATAGATATTTATAATGACGTTACTGATCCGGATAAAATATTCTGCATTGAAGATGACATACCTGCCCTCGACACAACCGGACCTGACGGCCAGCCGGACTGCAAAGTTGACCTGCTTGATTTTGCAGCATTAAGCGCCGATTGGATGTCTTCAGGGCTGTATCCAGCAGACTGA
- a CDS encoding sugar-binding domain-containing protein yields the protein MILSKSPKIFKSCLYFTFTFLILLQVSFGAEKKQIDLSGQWSFKIDRENVGVSDKWFNTDLPYKINLPGSLQEQGYGNDITAKTGWIADSSGVGPMTDAEMGYDQVEAKSKYPGWFVHPMYEKYRQPENLKFPYWLQPEKHYVGQAWYQKEFNIPQQWQDQRVTLTLERCHWKSDVWLNGSKVGTNDSLVSSHVYDLTDFISLGTNKLTVRVDNSMIFDVGYNSHIVSDHTQSAWNGIIGKIALEAEPLIGIENVQVYPDIESKSARVKFKIFNHTNQKAQVALRLSAESYNSDKKHKPKPLSTEITASVGELYVNSVYPMSDNVQLWDEFNPALYNLTVELIPSDNKINKTSREVSFGMREVGTNGTRVSINGEDIFLRGIEECCIFPNTGYPPTDVESWRRIMKISKKWGMNHLRFHSWCPPKAAFQAADMEGVYVEVSFFWARFEEEPVYRFLRREARRAMKQYGNHPSFILLSPGQECWMASKDILEMFRDWKTDPRRLYSGPGNSNWLITPEIEKEYEYYAARHYEGHRTRYQAGWPPEADGAYFTSMPPQTVIDYEEAVKAFGKKPLMTYEVVQRCSYPNLDSGHKYTGQFDAAYLDIARDQLKERGMLEQADNFVTASGKWQVKQFKEEIEAALRTKGVAGFQLLGIQDFPGQGAALVGIIDAFWDNKGYVSEEKFGQFCDVTVPLARMEKRVWKQSETFKAGIEIANFSQQKYNNAGIICRVKSDQGKVIEELELAKMDILIGNGFKAGNFEADLADYDLGKYVLEVQLADTNYKNTWDFWVYPDQVNMPSADDIYITNKFDETTRQRLEAGGKVLLLAKRDDVAGDMPQCFSSIYWNCPWTGGGESQTMGILCKPQHKLFEYFPTDFHSNWQWYELLIDARPMILDQWDKEKSWPKEYRPLVQLINDWNTNKKLAVLAECKYGKGKMVISSMNLENDLDNRFVARQFRYSLLNYMKSSEFDPQTKVSKQQINGLFKSD from the coding sequence ATGATACTAAGTAAGTCGCCAAAAATTTTTAAGTCGTGCCTTTATTTTACGTTTACTTTCTTGATTTTGCTTCAGGTAAGTTTCGGGGCAGAAAAAAAACAAATTGACCTCAGCGGCCAATGGTCTTTTAAGATAGACCGTGAAAACGTGGGTGTTAGTGATAAATGGTTCAATACTGATTTGCCTTATAAAATTAACTTGCCGGGCAGCCTGCAGGAGCAGGGCTATGGAAATGATATAACCGCCAAGACTGGATGGATCGCTGATTCCAGCGGCGTTGGGCCGATGACGGATGCTGAAATGGGCTATGATCAGGTGGAAGCAAAATCAAAATATCCAGGCTGGTTTGTTCATCCGATGTATGAGAAGTACCGCCAGCCTGAAAACCTCAAATTTCCTTACTGGCTTCAGCCTGAAAAACATTATGTGGGGCAGGCCTGGTATCAGAAAGAGTTTAACATTCCACAGCAGTGGCAGGACCAGAGAGTAACATTGACACTGGAAAGATGCCACTGGAAAAGTGATGTATGGCTCAACGGTTCAAAAGTTGGCACAAATGATTCCTTGGTAAGCTCTCATGTTTATGACCTCACAGATTTTATTTCACTGGGCACAAACAAGCTGACTGTGAGGGTTGACAACTCAATGATATTTGATGTTGGATACAATTCTCATATTGTTTCGGATCATACCCAGAGTGCTTGGAACGGTATCATTGGGAAGATAGCTTTGGAAGCAGAGCCGCTCATTGGGATTGAAAATGTGCAGGTATATCCGGACATAGAGAGCAAATCCGCCAGGGTAAAGTTCAAGATTTTCAACCATACAAATCAGAAAGCTCAAGTGGCTTTGAGATTAAGTGCTGAAAGCTATAATTCAGATAAAAAACACAAGCCTAAACCTTTATCAACTGAAATCACTGCTTCAGTTGGTGAATTATATGTGAATAGCGTTTATCCAATGTCAGATAATGTGCAGTTGTGGGATGAATTCAACCCTGCCCTTTACAATCTTACAGTTGAATTGATACCTTCTGATAACAAAATAAATAAGACCAGCCGGGAAGTTTCTTTTGGAATGCGTGAAGTGGGAACTAATGGTACAAGAGTTTCTATCAACGGCGAAGACATATTCCTTCGGGGAATAGAAGAATGCTGCATTTTCCCCAATACCGGTTATCCGCCAACGGATGTTGAATCTTGGCGGCGGATAATGAAGATAAGTAAAAAGTGGGGAATGAATCATCTTCGTTTTCACTCATGGTGTCCGCCGAAGGCAGCATTTCAGGCCGCAGATATGGAAGGTGTGTACGTAGAGGTCTCATTCTTCTGGGCAAGGTTCGAGGAAGAACCTGTTTACCGCTTTCTTCGCAGGGAAGCCCGCCGTGCAATGAAGCAGTACGGCAATCATCCCTCCTTTATCCTGCTTTCTCCCGGTCAGGAGTGCTGGATGGCCAGTAAGGATATTCTGGAGATGTTCAGAGACTGGAAGACAGACCCGCGAAGGCTTTACAGCGGTCCGGGCAATTCCAACTGGCTGATAACGCCTGAGATAGAGAAAGAATATGAATATTACGCTGCTCGGCATTATGAAGGCCATAGGACACGCTATCAGGCTGGCTGGCCGCCAGAAGCGGATGGCGCGTATTTTACGTCAATGCCTCCGCAGACGGTAATCGACTATGAAGAGGCTGTAAAGGCTTTCGGCAAAAAGCCTTTGATGACTTACGAAGTTGTACAGAGGTGCAGCTATCCCAATCTGGACAGCGGGCACAAATATACCGGTCAATTTGATGCTGCATACCTTGATATCGCAAGAGATCAGCTTAAAGAAAGAGGAATGCTTGAGCAGGCAGATAATTTTGTAACTGCCTCAGGCAAGTGGCAGGTCAAGCAGTTTAAGGAAGAAATTGAAGCGGCATTGAGGACAAAAGGTGTTGCCGGCTTCCAGCTTCTCGGAATTCAAGATTTCCCCGGGCAGGGAGCCGCGCTGGTTGGTATTATAGATGCTTTCTGGGATAACAAGGGTTATGTCAGTGAAGAAAAATTCGGCCAGTTTTGTGATGTTACAGTACCTCTTGCCCGGATGGAAAAAAGGGTATGGAAACAGAGCGAAACCTTCAAAGCAGGCATTGAGATAGCTAACTTTTCACAGCAGAAATATAATAATGCCGGCATAATTTGCAGGGTCAAATCAGATCAGGGAAAGGTAATAGAAGAACTCGAACTTGCCAAAATGGACATCCTCATTGGCAACGGCTTCAAAGCTGGGAATTTCGAAGCGGATTTGGCAGACTATGACTTGGGCAAATATGTCCTGGAAGTTCAGCTGGCTGATACAAATTACAAAAATACTTGGGATTTCTGGGTTTATCCTGATCAGGTTAATATGCCCTCTGCGGATGATATTTATATAACAAATAAGTTCGATGAAACGACCCGTCAGCGTCTTGAGGCTGGCGGAAAAGTATTGCTTCTTGCCAAAAGGGATGATGTTGCCGGCGATATGCCCCAGTGTTTCTCCAGCATTTACTGGAACTGCCCTTGGACAGGCGGCGGAGAATCTCAAACTATGGGCATCCTGTGTAAGCCGCAGCATAAACTCTTCGAATATTTCCCTACAGACTTTCATTCAAACTGGCAGTGGTATGAATTGCTGATTGATGCCAGACCGATGATTCTCGACCAGTGGGATAAAGAAAAAAGCTGGCCAAAAGAGTATCGTCCTCTGGTGCAGCTTATAAACGACTGGAACACAAACAAGAAATTGGCAGTCTTAGCTGAATGCAAGTACGGCAAAGGGAAAATGGTAATATCATCCATGAATCTGGAAAATGATCTTGATAACAGGTTTGTGGCAAGGCAATTCAGGTACAGTTTGCTGAATTATATGAAAAGCAGTGAATTCGACCCGCAGACCAAGGTCAGTAAGCAGCAGATCAATGGGCTGTTCAAAAGCGATTGA